The Streptomyces sp. NBC_01353 genome contains a region encoding:
- a CDS encoding VOC family protein, which produces MAARPEGTPVWTDAMFTDVEGAKTFYGEVLGWTFGESSSEYGNYTQAYKNGKAVAAVVPPMPGQDGSSQSAWCLYYASPDVAATAEKIKSSGGTVVMEPMAVGDFGSMCLAQDPAGVMFGVWQPGSHTGFELEGEPGSYVWAEVFTREPAKSDDFLTSVFGYNTKKMADEHMDYKVFDLGGEMPVLGRMKMTSEEFPAEVPSYIQIYFAVDNCDQAVDRAVKLGGQKAFGPMDSPFGRFASIVDPQGAAFAVIDVKTTEGKMPEMV; this is translated from the coding sequence ATGGCCGCACGACCTGAAGGCACACCGGTCTGGACCGACGCGATGTTCACCGACGTCGAGGGCGCCAAGACCTTCTACGGAGAGGTGCTGGGCTGGACCTTCGGCGAATCGTCCTCGGAATACGGCAACTACACGCAGGCCTACAAGAACGGCAAGGCGGTCGCGGCCGTCGTCCCGCCCATGCCGGGCCAGGACGGCTCCTCGCAGTCGGCCTGGTGTCTGTACTACGCCTCGCCGGATGTCGCCGCCACGGCCGAGAAGATCAAGAGCAGCGGCGGCACCGTCGTCATGGAGCCGATGGCCGTCGGTGACTTCGGCTCCATGTGCCTGGCCCAGGACCCGGCCGGCGTCATGTTCGGCGTCTGGCAGCCCGGCTCCCACACAGGTTTCGAGCTGGAGGGCGAGCCCGGCTCCTACGTGTGGGCCGAGGTCTTCACCCGGGAGCCCGCGAAGTCGGACGACTTCCTCACGTCGGTGTTCGGCTACAACACCAAGAAGATGGCCGACGAGCACATGGACTACAAGGTCTTCGACCTGGGCGGCGAGATGCCGGTCCTGGGGCGGATGAAGATGACGTCGGAGGAGTTCCCGGCCGAGGTCCCGTCCTACATCCAGATCTACTTCGCCGTCGACAACTGCGACCAGGCGGTCGACAGGGCCGTGAAGCTCGGCGGCCAGAAGGCGTTCGGGCCGATGGACAGCCCCTTCGGCCGGTTCGCGTCGATCGTGGACCCGCAGGGCGCGGCGTTCGCGGTCATCGACGTCAAGACCACCGAGGGCAAGATGCCCGAGATGGTCTGA